The Methanoregula boonei 6A8 genome has a window encoding:
- a CDS encoding RNase P subunit p30 family protein, with protein MKITDACVFPYPVGDSSVRRFALEARSLGYDSLVAADATAATICGVNIIPGVILVGVSAKDVQSRAKKSRGTGGIISVQMGDNGFNRAVAGTSGIHILRGIATADKQAFDHVAAKIAADNNTALDIDLSPIIFGRGHLRQKAIHRYLDLMVLHRRFEFPLTISSFACSVLGLRAVRDAAGLCSLFGMDEIDVQAALAGVSRVMVRGGAAVRVI; from the coding sequence ATGAAGATCACCGATGCCTGTGTGTTCCCGTATCCTGTCGGTGACTCATCAGTGCGCCGTTTTGCGCTAGAAGCCCGCTCGCTCGGGTATGACAGTCTCGTTGCGGCAGATGCCACAGCGGCCACGATCTGCGGTGTCAATATTATCCCCGGCGTGATACTTGTCGGCGTTTCCGCAAAGGATGTCCAGAGCCGGGCAAAAAAGAGCCGGGGCACCGGGGGAATCATCTCCGTCCAGATGGGAGACAATGGCTTTAACCGGGCCGTTGCCGGGACAAGCGGTATCCATATCCTGCGGGGGATTGCGACAGCCGACAAGCAGGCATTCGATCATGTAGCCGCAAAGATCGCTGCCGACAACAACACCGCCCTCGATATAGATCTCTCTCCCATTATCTTCGGGCGCGGACACCTGAGGCAGAAAGCAATCCACCGGTACCTCGATCTCATGGTCCTGCACCGGCGGTTCGAATTCCCGCTTACGATCTCGTCTTTTGCCTGCTCGGTCCTTGGCCTGCGGGCCGTACGGGATGCAGCCGGCCTCTGCTCGCTCTTTGGGATGGATGAAATCGATGTTCAGGCAGCGCTTGCCGGGGTTTCCCGGGTTATGGTGAGGGGCGGGGCAGCCGTCAGGGTGATCTAG
- the moaC gene encoding cyclic pyranopterin monophosphate synthase MoaC, with protein sequence MVEFTHISDGRAQMVDISAKPDVVREAVAQGRIYLRPATLAAIREGSVVKGNVLATARVAATLAVKDTPRIIPMCHTIPLGAVTVDFTEGDGYIEATVVTKSTGKTGVEMEALTGVSVALLTIWDMVKSAEKDENGQYPVTCIEGIRVVEKKKGQ encoded by the coding sequence ATGGTCGAGTTTACCCATATATCGGATGGCAGGGCACAGATGGTGGATATCAGCGCAAAACCCGATGTGGTGCGCGAAGCGGTGGCACAGGGGAGGATCTACCTGCGGCCGGCCACCCTTGCCGCGATCCGGGAGGGTTCGGTGGTCAAGGGCAATGTGCTTGCCACGGCCCGGGTTGCCGCCACCCTCGCGGTCAAGGATACGCCCCGGATCATCCCGATGTGTCATACGATCCCGCTTGGCGCTGTCACGGTGGACTTTACTGAAGGTGACGGGTACATCGAGGCGACGGTTGTCACCAAATCGACCGGGAAGACTGGCGTTGAGATGGAGGCGTTGACCGGTGTCTCGGTGGCGCTCCTTACCATCTGGGACATGGTCAAGTCCGCGGAAAAGGATGAGAACGGCCAGTACCCTGTGACCTGTATCGAGGGGATTCGGGTTGTGGAGAAGAAGAAGGGGCAGTGA
- a CDS encoding bifunctional ADP-dependent NAD(P)H-hydrate dehydratase/NAD(P)H-hydrate epimerase translates to MKCSIMRPDLSTCAEEFTETGIVTHERMRVIDANARALGVSGLQLMESAGRALADAVLEYTPKNVLVVCGRGNNGGDGMAAARYLQHGVDTTVCYLDHGDRSPSCSLQLKALLGCRVRLSPFISSDDLRSLAPLFGKADVIVDALLGTGTAGVPREPLATCIAMANASQARIVAADIPTSGMRADRICAFHRPKVEGSTAADIGIPIEAEICTGPGEITLLPARQRTRHKGDGGEVLIIGGGPYQGAPYLAGLGALRAGADIVRVASPVFEPVPDLIYERLFGDRIGEEHTELLIALAEHADVVVCGNGLGKESHGAVLAVAPYCKKVVFDADALRLPIPRAAQETVYTPHAGEFARIAGKFPLPGDATDACGRARAARAAAKNLRATILLKGPVDVITDGSRTRFNRTGDPAMSVGGTGDVLAGVTGALLCHLPAFEAACIAAYVTGRAGERVAEMRGEGMLASDLVNHIPEELFVRHA, encoded by the coding sequence ATGAAGTGTAGCATTATGCGGCCCGACCTTTCCACCTGTGCTGAGGAGTTCACTGAGACCGGCATCGTCACTCACGAGCGGATGCGGGTAATAGACGCGAACGCCCGGGCACTGGGGGTCTCCGGACTCCAGCTCATGGAGAGCGCAGGGAGGGCACTTGCAGATGCCGTGCTTGAGTACACGCCAAAAAATGTGCTCGTGGTGTGTGGCCGGGGCAACAACGGAGGCGACGGGATGGCCGCGGCCAGGTACCTCCAGCATGGGGTGGATACAACGGTATGTTACTTAGACCATGGCGACCGCAGCCCCTCCTGCTCCCTGCAACTCAAGGCTCTTTTGGGGTGCCGGGTCAGGCTTTCCCCGTTTATTTCAAGCGACGATCTGCGCTCCCTCGCCCCCCTTTTTGGCAAAGCGGATGTGATCGTTGATGCCCTGCTTGGGACCGGGACAGCGGGGGTACCCCGGGAACCCCTTGCCACCTGTATCGCTATGGCAAACGCGTCTCAGGCAAGGATTGTCGCAGCTGATATTCCGACATCGGGGATGAGAGCGGACCGGATCTGCGCCTTCCACCGTCCCAAGGTTGAAGGATCGACAGCCGCTGATATCGGGATCCCGATCGAGGCGGAGATCTGCACCGGCCCGGGAGAGATCACTCTTCTCCCGGCCCGGCAACGGACCCGTCACAAGGGGGATGGCGGCGAGGTGCTCATCATCGGGGGCGGGCCGTACCAGGGTGCACCGTACCTTGCCGGTCTCGGGGCGCTCCGCGCCGGCGCGGATATCGTCCGGGTGGCATCGCCTGTTTTTGAACCGGTGCCGGACCTTATCTATGAACGCCTGTTCGGGGACAGGATTGGTGAGGAGCACACGGAACTGCTCATCGCCCTCGCGGAGCATGCGGATGTGGTTGTCTGCGGGAACGGCCTCGGGAAAGAGAGTCATGGGGCGGTGCTGGCGGTGGCCCCGTACTGTAAAAAAGTGGTCTTTGACGCGGACGCCCTCCGGCTGCCCATTCCCCGGGCCGCACAGGAGACGGTGTACACCCCCCATGCCGGCGAGTTTGCCCGGATCGCGGGAAAATTCCCTCTCCCCGGTGATGCAACCGATGCCTGCGGCAGGGCGCGTGCGGCGCGCGCGGCGGCAAAGAATCTTCGCGCCACGATCCTTCTCAAGGGCCCGGTGGATGTGATCACGGACGGGAGCCGTACGCGGTTCAACCGGACCGGCGATCCGGCCATGAGCGTGGGCGGGACCGGGGATGTTCTGGCAGGGGTTACGGGTGCGCTCCTCTGCCACCTACCGGCGTTTGAAGCAGCCTGCATTGCCGCGTACGTGACCGGGCGGGCAGGAGAGCGCGTAGCGGAAATGCGGGGAGAAGGGATGCTTGCTTCCGATCTCGTGAACCATATCCCGGAAGAACTGTTCGTGAGGCATGCGTAA
- a CDS encoding 50S ribosomal protein L15e, with translation MVKSMYAYVREAWARPDKSDVKALLWDRMQVWRREGSVTRIDRPTRIDRARALGYKAKQGIAVVRVHVRRGGRRASRYVRARRSARMGKNSSTPGKSIQRIAEERASVRYPNMEVLNSYWVGQDGKLKYYEVILVDGHHPSIQSDKNLAWLANPTHRGRAERGKTSAGRKGRGMRTRGRGTEKTRPSIRSHANQGK, from the coding sequence ATGGTAAAATCGATGTACGCATATGTCAGGGAGGCATGGGCCCGCCCTGACAAGTCTGATGTAAAAGCACTGCTCTGGGACCGGATGCAGGTGTGGCGCCGCGAGGGCAGCGTTACCCGCATCGACCGCCCGACCCGTATCGACCGCGCCCGCGCGCTCGGGTACAAGGCCAAGCAGGGTATTGCAGTTGTCCGCGTGCATGTGCGCCGTGGCGGCCGCCGTGCTTCACGGTATGTCCGCGCCCGCCGGTCCGCACGCATGGGCAAGAACAGTTCCACTCCGGGCAAAAGCATCCAGCGGATTGCCGAGGAGCGTGCATCCGTCAGATACCCGAACATGGAAGTGCTCAACTCCTACTGGGTCGGCCAGGATGGTAAGCTGAAGTATTACGAGGTTATACTTGTTGACGGCCACCACCCCTCGATCCAGAGCGACAAGAACCTTGCATGGCTTGCAAACCCGACTCACCGCGGCCGGGCAGAGCGCGGCAAGACTTCGGCAGGCCGGAAGGGCCGTGGCATGCGGACACGGGGCCGGGGCACCGAAAAGACCCGCCCGAGCATCCGCTCCCACGCAAACCAGGGCAAATAA
- a CDS encoding Rpp14/Pop5 family protein produces MSIRPPTLREKKRYVLARIDPAGISPDPKDLYYAVYEAVVSLFGDMAAAAMQPSVLSVEKGCVILRCRRGAEREFAIALSTLSGCRDTLLTLRVLAVSGTIESLRERIAEIASRKDPGDRPKDVVLPSAEGTSEPSLYRFGSEPVDIIVWDGRKVDALEKGFKNARRLFLTTEDLEIIHATTIPDGL; encoded by the coding sequence ATGAGCATTCGCCCCCCTACGCTCCGGGAAAAGAAACGGTACGTGCTTGCCCGGATCGATCCGGCCGGTATATCTCCCGATCCAAAAGACCTGTATTACGCGGTGTACGAGGCAGTAGTCTCGCTGTTTGGCGACATGGCCGCGGCAGCAATGCAGCCCTCCGTGCTTTCGGTGGAGAAGGGCTGCGTTATCCTGCGTTGCCGCCGGGGTGCCGAGCGGGAATTTGCGATTGCCCTTTCCACGCTCTCCGGTTGCCGGGACACCTTGCTCACCCTCCGCGTTCTTGCCGTCTCGGGCACCATCGAGAGCCTGCGGGAGCGGATCGCGGAAATCGCATCCCGGAAAGATCCCGGGGACCGCCCAAAAGATGTGGTTTTACCTTCAGCAGAAGGGACAAGCGAACCTTCCCTGTACCGGTTCGGTTCCGAACCGGTTGACATAATCGTATGGGACGGTCGCAAGGTTGATGCATTAGAAAAGGGATTTAAAAATGCACGCCGATTGTTCTTAACAACTGAGGATCTGGAGATTATACATGCAACCACAATACCAGATGGGCTATGA